The Quercus robur chromosome 3, dhQueRobu3.1, whole genome shotgun sequence DNA segment TCTTTTCCCAAGCAAAGGCGAGGGCCACCATTGAAGGCTGTAAACTTGTAGGCAGACTCACTGATGAACCTCCCATCTCTTAGCCATCTCTCTGGCTTAAACTCCCTACAGTCCTTTCCCCATATGCCTTCCATTCTACCCATTGCATATATTGCATAGATCACTTTTGTTCCTTTCTTCAATATTGTCCCATCTGGAAATATGTCATCTTCAACAACCTATAcgttgacatatatatataaataagaatGCTATTTCTTTGAATTCAACCAAGGAACCAATTACAGAAACTTCTACGTATCCTAACAAAGTAACTGTATATGTGTTTGGTGACCGGTTCCGAGTACAAGCAACTAGTTGTTGACTGCCTAAAAGAAGTTGCTTGTACTCAATACATGAGTCTATTTATTATCCAATATAGTCCTTGTAGtttctcataaaatatatatattaacttgtTAATGGATAATATTCAATTTATAAATAAGATTTTTAAGCCTATAAAATAtcatgtaatttaaaattttaaatatcttaAATCAAAgctataaaataaattcatttaaaaaaaaaatgcgcgCTTTTCAATTCTGCATGCTTAAAAAAGTAACATGATGCTACCAACTatcaatttataataaagaaaaagggtaaaaaaataattattgcattaaaagaaaataaattttttttctcaataagaTAGTTACCTCTTTGTGATCTACTGGCACTGAAGGATATAACCTGAGAGCATCGGATAGAGCAGCCTGTAAATAATCCATCTTCTTTATCTCCTCTGGTTGGAAGATCACACTTTGGTACTCTCCTTTTTTTACTTCCTCTCTTTCACTCACGATCCCACATATCTCTTCAAGAATTCTTTCCTCCACCATCGGATTGTGATGAAGCAGCCAGAAAAACCAGCTCAATGCCACCGAAGAAGTGTCTCTCCCAGCAAGTATAAAGTTCACACAAATATCCCTCAAGAACCTGTCCGAAAAGGGGTGTCCATCCTCATCTTTCAGCCCCATAAACACTGTCAGGAGGTCGGACCTTTTCTTCGACATATTATTGTCAAATTGCAAAGAGAGCTCCTTCTTTCTTGTCCGAATCACATCGTCAGCAAACTCATCTACTTCTTTTATTGAATTCTTAAGCTTCTTCTCCATCCCCAAGTTGAAATATCTCATGATCTTCCATATACATGTCGGTGTCACAAAACGTAGCACCGTGGCTTCTGTTGCATCCTCAAAGGCTTTAGCAAATGGTATTTCAGGCAAACCGGGGCGTAAACAACCAGGATCAACCCCAAATGCTATCATGCAGACATTATCAAAAGTTAGCCGTAATAAAATGTCTTGGAGATCAATAGTAAGGGACTGTTTGATTGAATTCTCTAACACAGGAAGGAGTCTAGAGTGAACAAGTTCAAGCAATGACTCGGTCGTCAATTGCCTGAACTTAGCTGAGTGGAATTCAATGCTTGCTGTCTTCCTTTGTCGTTGCCAAGTTTCATCGTCAGCACTAAATATCCCGTTACCAAGAAGATCACGAACAGTGTCTCGAAAGAATGGTCCTTTAGGGAAATTGGGGAACTTGGTCTTGAGAAGATGCTCTATGTTACGAGGGTCCGAGGTGACAACACAGTTGAGACTACTAAATGAAGGGCCTTTGAACAGAAATGTTCCGTTTTGATTGATAACAATGTCGGACATCCAGTCATACATATTGTCTCGAAGGCCACTCACCAAGGAAGGTAACATTCCTAGGACTGGCCAAACAGGTAGGCCATGATGCTTCTTTTGCCTTAGGGAATGAATGGCTATGAAAACAAAAAGAGCAATGAAAAGCTCTATAATTTGGATATGTTTCAAGAAAAAGAGGCGTCGGGAAACGAAGTTTCCGGTGGCAAGTTCATCAGAGGCGGAGAAGGAGGAGAGATTGGTAGGGTTGATCATGGTGTTGGGATGATAGTTAGAAGAAATGTGAGATTGCATGCGCTTATTTGTTAGTTTGGGGGGCGGTGATGATCACGTGTTATATGGGGGTGATCCTTGTGTTTCTTGGCGTGCATGTTTATAAGCAATGGCGTTATGATTTGGTGAGCTGAAATTAATTGATGTGGTTCTTTTATGTTACGACTACTAAACCAATCATATGGTTGCTTCTTAAGCAAGGGGTTTTGCTTTATGGGAAATTCCTTGTATAAATTGCGAACGTTGGTTGCAATTTTCGCTTGAGTGTCAAATTTAAAGTTACATATAGAATAAGATAGGTCTAAAAGCCCTTTGAAGGAATGAGTTTATTTATTCTGGAGGATAGAAAGTGGGTACGGCCGATTACCTATATTCAAACACTTTAATTTTCCTAAGTTTCCAGATCCaccttttatattattattattattattataataactaATAGCTAAAACTATGGGTGGTATTAGGGCGACCAACCCATCACAATACGTAGCCTGGGCAGCTGAAACCTGGGCTTTATTTACGCTTGTGTTGTGTTGGCAAACTTCAAACCCTTAAAGAGAAATGAtgtgtccataatattttcataatattttaacaataaatcctaagtgataaattattactggttgttattattgggacaaaaaagtaattttattattagattcaaatttgaactaataacaactaacaaccactgatttgttgtgaaaatgttgtggacatgaTATCTCTCTAACCTTAATTACCCCTCGGTtccttaataaataaatttcaggTTGACGTGTGGAAGCACCAAAATTTGTGCTATTGCTTAACAACCCcaatcaaatttattaaaagaatcttcttaaatcaaatcaaatcaaatcaaattcttaTAATTGTAATTACCAGGGACGGAGCCAAGACTTGGGTGCAGCTTTGTTGTTGATTGGTTGCAGTAGCTCCAACTTCCGACTCAGTTGCTTAACAGCTAATGGTttttgtgcgtgtgtgtgtgtgtggacaaaattattttgtttaaaagtttttaaagggtcaggttgtttgtttttggtaaaaatggttggattgagtttaattgtttttagttttactattggtaatttttgttattgaataatatttttgggcttatttattttgctttagaTTTTAAATGTGACCTTCAAAaggaggaaaatgctagaattacaaacttttttacaaattattaatgtgatgagtggttattagtaagtaaaaatgtgatgtaaGTGAGGGCCTAGAtgcaaaccaaaaaaattttactaccacaacaatttgtaaaaatgttatagaaaagTTTGTGACTAGAGTagtactcttaaaagaatcaaatgaTAATGTTAAGGGAGGTAAAGTGTgattttatagaataaaattgctaaaattggtgcctatgtgtatatatatatatatatatatattttttttttttaaaaattaggtggggccattgccccccttAGTCTAAGTCTCCCTCCATCCTTGGTAATTATCATGCATTTTTGTTATAAATGGTTAGGTTGGTCTCCTTTCTGGCATGCTATGAGTTGCTTTTCAATCATATTGttaaactagtcgctaatctGTGTAATGTATAGAAAAGgttaaatagaaattaaatatagtTATATTATTTAGGGTATTGacttaaaaatatatgaaaataaaaccatttgttcaaaaaaaaaatcatataaaaaaatagataaacctTGGAGACCAGCCAACATTCTGAACATAAATTGAGCAATGTTATTTTAATGACCACGtcagtgtttttcttttatgtattttttaagaTACTAATGTGgcttttttaaatattagtttAATGATTACGTCAGCTAAATACtcagccacgtcagcatttaacaTGCCAATTGTGCACTCTGTTTATCATGTAGAAATTTTCTGTTAGTGGGTTGACGGTAGGAACCAAAATGaacatgattttttgttttcaggggctAAGATAGGCGCAAAATCAAATTAgggaataaaatgaaaatagacCTAAAATGTAAGGATTAAAAGTgtattttcaacttttttattttttttatttttaagtgatGATTGTATAGTAaaagaatattattttatttaaggaccaaaaaaaaaaaaaaacagaaggaCGAAGAAGTGGGCCTgtaggagaaaaagaaagaaaaaaaagaataagtgaGAGAGAGTTTAGTCTTATTAATGGGCCCCatgattttcaatttatttacaaaatgaTCATTTAGCAACATCACTTGAAAATCAACTCAAACGCTCTTAATCAAATACCCTtactaaacttttttatttttttttttggaactatAGTAtttaaactattatttaaaatttgctACAGGCCCATAGCATCTGGAAAGATAGTTCGAGAAACATGGAATCTAGGTAGCTATAGTCTATAGGCTATACCAGCTGACAAAAAAAGCCGCACCGAAACCCATCAACCTATTGGAAGTTGTTGGAACTCAAACCGGGGGTGGACTGAGTGAGTTGTGGCCCGTGAAATGAAAACTATGGATTAGCTGAACAGTGAACAAAATCCACCATTCATTATTACCAGCTATACTCTACATCACCAGACTCGATGGGCCGAacctctctcttccttttttccaGTTGTTTTAAGATttgtacttgttttttttttttttgctgaataagaTTTGTACTTGTTAGTCCTCgcatctcatctcatctcattATTTACTCATATTTAAGTGAACAAGATCTGAGGTTCTCCCACCTAGAACTTTTTCCCCCCTCACAACATaatcaacattaaaaaaaaaaaaaaaaaaatgtagcgtATTCctcttttttaaaatcaaaattactaaGATACTTTTTAGGTAGAAACTCTAATGCtaaaagttatataaaaaaaattaaaaaattggttTACACTTTTGATCCTTAAGTTTGTGGTTGTTTTCCTTCTATTCCTTTTAagtcaaaaacattttaatttgatCTACAAATCATTTCATATGTCTCTGTGACTAATATGACAATTAaatgagagaaagaaatgaCATCATTTTGTCAAAATTATCTAATCAAAATTATTAAGATATTATTTTTAGGTTGAAACCTTATtacttaaacttaaaaaaaaaaaaaaatagaaataaaaataaaagagaggagAGGACACCTTGCATCCTACCGTCACTTTGCATGTAATGTGCGTCAATGCCTTGTGGCAATTCGACCACCCATTGCGGCGACACATTGTGCGCATCTGAAGTGTACAGGCTTTGGAGCTTGGGTGCTGTGGATGAGGGTTATACCTCTAGAGTGTGACTGGTAAATGAGTCAATTTTAATAAggttaccaaaggtaagtgaagtccCCACCAacattgggttttttttaaggtgtgattggtcacctgactctatttgattttattatcgattctaggttaagaaaaaggtcgtttttcctaatctaatgcggatgaataaaaaatcttgattctttgaGTTCAGAAatttggttacgtgtggggaaggtgttaggcactccATAACGCCTATTCGTAGACAGTCTTTTGTTTTGGTAGAATCTTAATTTTCGAACATTGGCAATTGAAAATGAGTTATTGGCATTAGCTTTCGAGGCTTTAATTAAattgggctttgaggtttggttaCGGAAAGGGTGTGGTCTTGATCGATGCTTCCTAGTGTGTTTGGAATCGTTGCTGAATTTCCATGACGAAAATTCGGTAGCATTTCGCCTTATTTCGTGGCAAAAATCCAGTAGCGCTTTGCCTCAAGTGCGTCATAGCACACAGAACACTATTCTCACCAAGTTTTCGCTATAAGAATACGGCAACAAAGGTGCCCCATTTTCACGGCGAAAATTTGGCAGAGTTTTTTGTTTGGTGCACTATGGCGCATTGGCATGGTTTCATGCCTGTGTATACGTGCCAACATGCTAGTGCTAGGATGAGTCGGAGCCCCTCAAAGCATCAAACATATTGATGCGTGTCGCATACACGGGAAAACTAATTTCACTTGTTGACATGGGTCGAGACGATCATACCGCGATGATTGTGCACAAAATATAGTGTGAATATGCACCTACAGCAATTGCCGTCACTTGATGACATGGATCGTGATGATCATACCGCGAtgattatgcataaaatatagtgTGAATATGCACCTATAGCAATTACCTTGGGCATATACCCACACTACAAGGTCAAGAGCACTCATGGCTAGAGAAGGTCGCTCGCGTAGCCATGAGGGTtcatcatacaaagtgcacaatcacccatatataggtatatatagatatacatacatcatggaCAATGCTATCACATAGAGCAGGAAAGTAAAATAGACATTGCTAATGTCCTAAGGGTATGGCCCAACAAGGTATAGAAAATGTAAAACAGACATTGCTATACCAAGGGAACGTGGCCCAAGCAAAGTGTAGGAAAGATAAAGGGTACACGGAGAGGAAAACCTAATACAATGCTCTAGAGAAgaggctgagagagagagagagagagagagagagagagagagagagatgtaacCATTCAGGGAGGCTATGCCTCCTAATCTACTGAACATTGCCCTTTTTGGGTTTGTGTCTTCTTGCTTGCATCCTTGCCCTTGTTGCTTGCACCTAGGAGGTCATTCCTTCGCCCCAAGCATCCTCGCTCCATGTGTGTAAATGCAATAAATAAGGCAAGCATCCAGTATACAAGTAAAGGAGACAACAAAGAGGTAAAGAGAGCATGCAAAGAGACACACTAGCAAAGAGAGCCAAACGGgggcaaacaaacatgttataaaaaaaagggtggggggggggggagggtaTCCTAGGAGGACatatgtaggtttggattgtaGTATGGACGACACCCGTGCCATCAAGCAAAATTCCTAAAAGGGACTCGGGGTCTCGTGTATCAAAGACGGGTGTGAACCCGTACGAGATAGTAGGAATTAGGCTTGATGACACAAGCAAGCAaggactcatgcatgaacatatagGCAAACGTGCAAAGATGCAAAGAAGTAAAGAAAGCCAAACGGGTGGCATAAAGCAAGCAAGGCAAGCTTAACAACGCACGGAGTGGAGAAAGGGTATGCATCAAACAAACCAATATCATGGAGATGTATCTCATAAGCGGTTATatccaaacaaatcacaagaagGACAGATGCAACCGCACAAGCAAGTAGCCCCAAAGACCGACAAGTACAAGCCCACGGAGGGCACAAAGTATTGCAGAGCTTAGATCTAGACAGGAAAACATGAATATAAAATATAGAAGTAAGCAAGCATACACATGCATAAAGGAAACTAGCTTATAACCCGTGCAAATGCACGGGATTTTTATAGTTGTGTTGGTTGTTTGTTTATAGCATCATCaatgtacttttcttttttatataacatcatcaaaagtaaataatacttcatcataataatatatattaacacAATTTGAATAACCGGAAAAAATTAAACTTACcgcaaaagaaaaacaaatacctTTCTTCATAACATCATAAAAATTTAGATTCATAGCTCAAAATAACATTTACAATCCTAAAATAAACCGAAAGTCAAATAGTTTAGCCCTTTGTTTATGAACTTCATGCTTTCTTTCTTAAAAGTCTTTATGGGTCTAATGTTGTAAGCAACCAAGCCATTGAGGATCTTTTTGCATACCTGGACATATCAGAAGATTCAGAACAAAATGTTAATGTTAAATTGATTCCAAATGAAGATCACATGCAAATGCGAAATTAGTTCTACCATCTAAAATCTAGATCACATGAATGAGTGTTAGATAGCtcttatcatttctttttcctataaacatgtttaataaaatttttacttataaaacaTGTTAGGTTgtaagaaattaggaactaatgtattaggtTCATAAATTAGATTTTGTTACATTTAGGTTTAGAGGATTTTCCTGCGTTTAAGCTCGTACACATTATAGCTCttataggtgccaccttccttaggcagAGAGCAGCTTAGATGAAAGCTAGCTCTAAATGCCCTCATGTAGAGTCTTCTTCAGGTGTTGCATCTCATCCTCCTTCTTCAGGAGACCCTACAGCTGAGGAGTTTGTCGATCCCACTACCGCTGTTGATCCTCCACCTTCTACTTTGGGTGATTCTAGCATTCGGAGTATGTTGGATACTGtcatgaccgttcaggcggctcatggtcaGCTTTTGGTGGATGTGCTCACGGAGCTTCAGGCATTGCGTGCAAATTTGGCGAGCGTTCGGCGGTCttctccaccacctccttttgatgatgagtcttcattgccctttggcaatttgtcacaaaaagggggagtacatatggATGGAGATAGGgggagattttgtttttttggagcttgggaGCTTTAGATTGTATATAGGTGCTtcatgatgtatttttttttttttgctcatgatgtatttatttttatgggatgtatatgttagggggagacattaggcttttatttctgtttcttgtttcacatgtgCTACATTGgctattgatttatattatgaggttattcatgatatatgtcttttattttttgttttgtgaaatcaagaatttattttgtttttacttgtattttccacacatgcatttatgtgtttgttgaagTGTTTCAGGAATGTACAGGTTTATTTAGTtgtgctgctgtctacactggcaactgatagatagtagttaggtttaattgtttttgggcATGTTGTTGTAATGGGCtcttttgtaactttgagcaattttttgttttggtatgtgttttgtcacggattgcccaaggggggggggttgttaggttctaagaaattaggaactaatgtattagaacttcaatatgtatatgttggcaaactatgatcaaaacgtttagtatagatttaggctgctcaaagtgtgtgtatgtgtaaagttggaatcgagtaattgcaggaaattactattcaatttctgcaaggctcgatcgatcgaaaattagactcaatcgattgaagctcgtgcagattgtttttctgtagaattttccaacttagcccaagtccaTATgttgtgtagggttttatattttgccttaagtataaaaggaaaaaccttagCCACATTTTAAAGGTTGTtgatatgctgtgtgtgtgaatctcttgtgagatttagagGTGTTTGTCTttatacacacttagggttatcaagatcaagattgatgtcgagagcttggtgatcgctTCAGTTGTTGTTTcaagaacttaaagaaaaacacaagtgagagtacttgtggttgctgtggatcaaggaaagaagtaatctgtggactcggagctgtcatgTGATTGTGGTAGTAatttttctactcgaggtagcaataggatgttagtggtctaagtcgctattgtaaatacttcaattctttcatagtgggtttgttttaccttgaatatagttaggttaaatcctccccaggttttttaccggtttggttttcctaggttatcatatcgttgtgttctttattttccgcattgtttacttgatatgatttacttgtgttaacctagatttgaataatttacctaagtaatcacttggctaaataactaggtcaatcaacttgtgttttaaggggtctaaaaacgtacaaaacAAAgtccaataaaaaaagaagaaggaaagtaCCTATTAGAATATAGTcatatttttcttatcttttaatAAGGTGTTGCCAAATTTCCATGGAAGAtcaaagagtaaaaaaaagaaaaacttggtACAAACCCAAATAGAGGATACTAAAATTGATAAGGCTAATGTATATGTATGTTCAGCTGTTTACCAATTGTAAGGCGTCTACCTactaccataaaaaaatttaataataaaaaaaattgtaaatcatTTGTGGTAGTGATGTACTACAAAGGAGAATTAAATGAATTCAACAATTTTAGTATCAATCTACAATCTAAAAGAGAATTTAGCCAATGTCAGTTGGAGAATTCATTTGGGCATTTATACTATTGTAACTTGCACTatgagcttaaaaaaaaaatcatttttatggtAAGCATTAAATGTAGTTTGTACTCATTTTCTTGCCCACTAAAATGAGGTCATTGAAAGACATCTCAGAAAATACATAGAATTGGAAGtttgatgaaaaaattaaaataaaaaccctcaTTGTCTCCAATCTGACAAACAGTAAATTATCACGTTTTAAATTCCCCAAATTTTATAAGatcgaaaaaagaaaaaagaaaagagcaacagagaaacaaaaatgatgaaaatgtgATGTCAAGGCTTGGAAGTTGAGGGGGTGTgtgggaaatatgaatgaaaattCCTCTAATAGGCAGCAACTAAAATTTATGCTTCATTGCTATTTACAGGCTGCAACATATGTAAAGTAACATATGTAAAGTTTAACCACTCTTTTAACTGTTTATGAGATGCAAATGCCCCATACTTACAAAAATgcaataaacaaattttttgttacaaaaaaatgttgaattcaTGCAGTTAGTCTATATTGATGTAATTGatttccaaaacattttttcaaaTGAATAGGATGCTCAAACGTATATAATTTCTTAGTGAACTAAAACACCAACCAAGGCCCCAAAATGGTCATATCATTGCAACCAACAAATGTCTTAACACCCAAACACAAATCCACAACTACCCATAGTTTACCAACCACAAACCAACATAAATTCATTGGAAAAATGTttgaaataacaataataaatagagaaaaactcACCTTATATGAGATCATTGTTTTCTTAAACTTTGAAACCAACTTAAGTAGATAGCCATTTGTCTAAACCTACAATAGAATGTTAATAATTCAATAGCTGAAATAACAATAGGCTTACAAAGAGTACTTGGCTATTGAGGATCACACTACACACCCACTTTAAATCACTGAAAGCAGAATCCCAGGTTAGTTCTTctaatttttcctcttttttacACAGTGGATTTGCACTTCACTTTTGGtcatcaaggaaaaaaaaatagcaatgtTGCAGTGCTTATAAATTTAATGTGACATTGATAGACATTGTGAAAAGTTAGGATGCTGAGAAAGCATTGGTTTCATAAGTAATCTAGCTTCTTTATATAAAGACATGCCTCCCACATAATGCGAATACCAAATAACATGCGGAGAAAAGGCACCTCTGACGTTATATTAGTAAATAAGATTTAGTTAACCAACTCCAACATGCAACCACCACAAAACAGGTTccaaaaaagtaacaaatagCTATATAACGTCATAAATACAATTGATCTACTTATAGAAGATGATTCTTTTGCACACAGAAATAACCATTGATTAAAATGCACTGGAGaaatgaacaaacaaaatttgaaatttctaaagGGTCAAACCTCATCCAATCAACCAAAACTAAATCAAGGACAAAAAAAGACTCAAGTAGGTATCTAACTGGAAAATAGTGTTCATGAAAAATACTGATGTTACAccagataaaaattttattctttgtaATAGGTGCAGATTTTTAAACCTGTCAAAAATtgattttacataaaatattaataagttcTAGGTTCTTACATGTTTTCTCAAGGTTGTTCAACACCATCTTGACTTGTCATCTTGCTCTAGTATGCTCCTGTGCCAGATTGAAACACCTCTAACTCAAGAAAttccaaaagaagaagaagctacttctttttatttctcctCAAATCTTATAATTTTGTGGTTCTATTAGGCAAAGTTAGAAAACCTAAGAATGAAAACATATAACACAAAATGAGGAAATTAGcggagatgaaaaaaaaaaaattacagcaaGTAACTAATTTATGAAATTTACAAATGACAAATTTCTCTAATGAGGCCAAATAGAAATTCTCCATCAAATGAATAATACCCTTCATTCTTCCTCACACCTATATTGAAATTAGAGTATAGAAGCAAATGATGACCAGGcatgaatttattttgttttaaaaagccttaaattatttatttatttatttttttgtctttgataAGTGAGTCACATTAAGAATATTGATGAAGATATATacattaatcaaattaataaaagaaattccTGTTTTTATTTTCCTCAAGAAACAAAGTAGAAATAGAAATTGACTTATAACATAGATGATTCTGATTTAATTGAAGACTGAGAGGCAAGATTTTTGCTAAAAACAGGAAAGGCAAAGTCTATTCAAGTTTTGTAATGCCGTCAATAACTGGTGGTAATTGTTTTCATTACTAAATTCTTAATGCATCTTCATCTGCAAAATGTTATTTTAAGACTTCTACAATTGAATATTAAACATTTAACCACAACACAATGCTACAAATGCCAAAAGGGCTTCACTTTCCACCAAACAGAAAGATTGACTTTGTTACCAAAGAGTTGTAGGGCTGTTATATCCTAATATTAATTACAAAGGCAGGTATCAATTATATAAAGGATTCAAGGGATAACACTAACAActtaaacaattatttttttaatccatacTCATCTATGACTTTCTTGTATGGAAAGCTATACCGTCTACCTAAAGTTAATGTAAACAAtgtgtgtgttttctttaagtagcATTCATATTCATTTAGTTATCTAATCAAAAGTTTCAAAAGTGTGAACTTTTATAAAGCATCGAGTTTAAAGTGACTAACAATAAACCTACTGGTATGGATCCTGATCTGGAAAGATTATGTTTCAAaggtggcaaaaaaaaaaaaaaaaaaaaaaaggaagtccAGAAACAgtgaaaattgaattaattcTTGGACTTGAAATGTGCATAATTTTGAAGCATTTTTCATGCTAGAATTAAATGACTTCAAAATTCAGAggcaggaaaaaaaatctaacaaaaaaatgctaaataaaaaccaaatctaaCCAAAATACAATAATCAACAAAACATAAATCAATTCAAATTTAAAGTGCAAACGAAAAAAGTACAAATCTAACAAAAAtcggcccaaaaaaaa contains these protein-coding regions:
- the LOC126717936 gene encoding cytochrome P450 86B1-like, with amino-acid sequence MQSHISSNYHPNTMINPTNLSSFSASDELATGNFVSRRLFFLKHIQIIELFIALFVFIAIHSLRQKKHHGLPVWPVLGMLPSLVSGLRDNMYDWMSDIVINQNGTFLFKGPSFSSLNCVVTSDPRNIEHLLKTKFPNFPKGPFFRDTVRDLLGNGIFSADDETWQRQRKTASIEFHSAKFRQLTTESLLELVHSRLLPVLENSIKQSLTIDLQDILLRLTFDNVCMIAFGVDPGCLRPGLPEIPFAKAFEDATEATVLRFVTPTCIWKIMRYFNLGMEKKLKNSIKEVDEFADDVIRTRKKELSLQFDNNMSKKRSDLLTVFMGLKDEDGHPFSDRFLRDICVNFILAGRDTSSVALSWFFWLLHHNPMVEERILEEICGIVSEREEVKKGEYQSVIFQPEEIKKMDYLQAALSDALRLYPSVPVDHKEVVEDDIFPDGTILKKGTKVIYAIYAMGRMEGIWGKDCREFKPERWLRDGRFISESAYKFTAFNGGPRLCLGKDFAYYQMKFVAASVIYRYHVKVVENHPVEPKLALTMYMKHGLKVILSGRDESEIQKYLKTN